A genomic window from Balneola vulgaris DSM 17893 includes:
- a CDS encoding lytic murein transglycosylase codes for MRYQFLTLCLVFFISAITANATPIAANPDDGEYQEQLKAHFAKKGIDISPYFEDERFEIIETIKKKFTRSAEVKIKSLDDYKKVLRYEEKKEAAASFYAAYKEPLAKAEKEYGISQEVIIGILGVESAFGKYKGSYNPFNAYVSMYAKGYRKKFALAQLEELLKFTQRENLDVLALESSYAGAMSYAQFIPWSINRWFVGNDLYNMENNIYSVANYLAHYKKVTGSIEKAVLRYNPSSLYQQAVLALAKDVEPLTE; via the coding sequence ATGAGATATCAATTTCTTACACTTTGTTTAGTTTTTTTCATTAGCGCAATTACCGCAAATGCTACTCCAATTGCGGCAAATCCAGACGACGGAGAGTATCAAGAGCAGCTAAAAGCACACTTTGCCAAAAAAGGCATCGATATCTCGCCCTACTTTGAAGACGAGCGTTTTGAGATTATCGAAACTATAAAAAAGAAATTTACTCGCTCTGCTGAAGTAAAAATCAAAAGCTTAGATGACTACAAAAAAGTGCTACGCTATGAAGAGAAAAAAGAAGCCGCTGCTAGCTTTTATGCTGCGTATAAAGAACCTTTAGCAAAAGCCGAAAAAGAATATGGCATTTCTCAAGAAGTGATTATCGGGATATTAGGAGTGGAGTCGGCATTCGGTAAATACAAAGGCTCTTATAATCCATTCAATGCCTATGTGAGCATGTATGCCAAAGGGTATAGAAAAAAGTTTGCCTTGGCCCAATTAGAAGAACTGTTGAAGTTTACCCAACGCGAAAACTTGGATGTATTGGCTTTAGAGTCGAGTTATGCGGGCGCAATGAGCTATGCTCAGTTTATCCCGTGGTCTATCAATCGCTGGTTTGTGGGTAACGATTTATACAATATGGAGAACAACATATACTCGGTAGCTAATTACTTGGCTCACTACAAAAAAGTAACCGGGAGTATTGAAAAGGCAGTGCTTCGCTATAACCCAAGCTCTTTATATCAGCAAGCCGTGTTAGCTCTTGCGAAAGATGTAGAACCCCTTACTGAATAG